A stretch of Lactuca sativa cultivar Salinas chromosome 6, Lsat_Salinas_v11, whole genome shotgun sequence DNA encodes these proteins:
- the LOC111908800 gene encoding uncharacterized protein LOC111908800 yields the protein MLGTPGSVRLAQSWIDISEDAKVGKDKKHDRFWIRVLHRFHKGMNRGEYHTKHQVYSKWGKMNKEIMLFNDLYNNVNRQWKSGESNEVILKKALKVYQKENLKAFNKTSDDHIDSGSKRNRTSEPDHTTSDARVQFDLNEDEHVPVSPPSRLMGRDKAKKQRQRQNIGFR from the exons ATGTTGGGAACCCCTGGAAGTGTTAGGTTGGCACAATCTTGGATCGATATTTCAGAAGATGCGAAGGTTGGAAAAGACAAAAAGCATGACCGCTTTTGGATTCGCGTTTTACATAGGTTCCATAAAGGAATGAACCGTGGAGAATACCATACAAAACATCAAGTGTACTCCAAATGGGGGAAGATGAACAaggaaatcatgttgtttaatgattTGTATAACAACGTGAACCGTCAATGGAAAAGTGGAGAAAGCAATGAAGTGATTTTGAAAAAAGCGTTGAAAGTGTATCAAAAAGAAAATCTGAAGGCTTTCAA CAAAACATCAGACGACCATATCGACAGTGGTTCAAAACGCAACAGAACATCTGAGCCCGACCACACTACATCAGATGCTCGTGTTCAATTTGATTTGAACGAAGATGAACATGTTCCAGTTTCACCACCTTCTCGACTAATGGGAAGGGACAAAGCAAAAAAACAAAGGCAAAGGCAAAACATCGGATTCAGATGA